GGTGTCATCTTCCAGCGGAGTCCCATGTGGTATTGAAACCCGCCGTGCTGGAGTAAACAAACATGATAAAATCTAGATGGAAAGGCATGCATTGCAAAATTAGTAGGAACATTCTGCACAAACAAAAAGCCAAATGTTAGCATAGCTATgtcaaataatataatcatcTAGAACTTGAgtgattttatatatttaatctGTGTATAATGTAATTACCAGGTAGGAGCACTGTATGTCCTGCTTGGTTAACTCGCGTACAAAAGAATAATAAGGTGCGTTGATGCTGAAGTTGTTTGGAAAGTATAAGCCGAATGGTCCAGTATTGAAGCCAGGAAAATCAAAAGGACATCCATGGCAATCCACTAACTGTCCAACTGGATCAGATGGCATGAATTCATGAAATTTAGCGGGCACGGTTGTGAGAGCTCTGCTCAGATCAGTGGGTTTGTCAATGTGGTGATCGAGATGGTTGTTATTTCCCATACTTGGTTCCTGCATATTGACGTCCTCTTCATCAACGGGTGGGACAACATTCAGATCAATATCTAAATGCTTTGCAATTAGCTTGTATTTTGGAATCTCTAAAGCAACATCATGAGCTTTAGTATTGCTTGTCCTTTTAAAGAAAGTTTTTCCTTTAACAGGCACTGCATGCTCACCGTAACGGTCCTTGTTGTTCGTCTGCCTGTTGGTGACTTTAGCagagttcttcttcttcttcttgtttacTTTGTACGATCCATAGTGGAATCGCTCAATCTCATCAAATAAAGGGTCAGTTTGAATAACCTGTTTGCCCTTATGTGAGAAATTGTCATCTAAACGACCCTTCATATAGTGGTACAGAATTGGGAGGCTTGCCATCTTATCATCCCTAACcttaataacataaaagatGTCCCTGAAAAGGTAGCGGAGCTTGATGGTTCCCCCTTGTTTGAGGCCATAAAGTTAGACCAAGAAGTTTAAGCCTTCCATAATATAGGCAGTGTTGTATCCCTTAGCTATCCTGAGGGTAATTTCGTTCCGATTGGTGTCTACAACTCGCAGCTTGTCGTCCAAGAAATGGTTGTATTTTCTATAGAATAGGCTAGGGATAGAATGCATTTTCTACGGCAAATGAACATAGATGAAgattgattaataaaaaatggaaaagaatgGCACGATGTATGGCATTAGTGTCAGCAGCTAAGTCTCAGGcaagttttaaaaaataatagatgcattggagacataaaaaaatttcaacaataataGATGCATTTCATACCGCAAAAGGATCAACTGTGAGGTAAAAGACACGACATTCTTCATCAATGTCAGAGGCTTTGTGATCGTTGCTCATtgtaagaactaaaaagaaCTTTCTTCAGTAATGAATCGAACCTAGAGAAGTAAATGAGGTACTTTCATACATGTGTTTTGGGAGAGTTAAAGTAGTATATAGAAGGAGTAAAAATACCTTGCTTCATACTGAATAGCATCTCTGTGAATTAATAGAGAGACCCCACCGTAATATAGAATGCAACAGGAATGAGAAAAAGGTGTATTGAGTGCAATGTATATTTAGTTATCCTTACGTATGTATGTAGTTATTATACTTTTTATAAGTGATTTACAGATGATGAGAGATATTTCAACTTAGGTAATCTGGAAAAGTTCTTTCTACTTATTTTATATGCTAATTAAGTAATTAAGTAATAAGTAATAAGGGAATTTAGGTTGTTTAAAAACTCATTATAGGGACATGTGGCCAAAATAGGGATAGATAGTTTTAGATATCATCATTAGTCTACTCTGTTGATAAGTTGTCACTACTCAAACTGTGAAGTATGGGCAACTCTATAAAAGTCAACTTGGAATTTGTGCCAGAATGACCATCCCTAAGGCCTTGGTAATGACTCAATCCTAATTTAGCGGTTCAGTGTTCAAGCTGCGTCTGAACATGATCTTATAAAGGATTGATTTTGTAAATGAAGTGTGTTACTGTGGTTACGAAACTGATGTTACAGCAGGTGATGGGTGTAGTCGAAGACAAATCGTGACAACTGGTTGACAACCTGCTAAGAGGTATCAAGCGGCGGGTTctgaattataataaaaataatggaTTATGATAGAGTAAAGGCTTGCATACTCTCATTGGTTTCATGGTTTGAGTAAATACATTGTATCAGAATAACTATGATGGGAATGAATAGAGCCCCACGAAGCCACTTAATCAATCTTGTGTTACGATTAGGTTCATAGACTACAATGCCATTATTAATTAACATTTTGCCACACAATTATTTTAAGCAGATTATCTATTATGTACTATACTTTTGGgttcaaattttttcaatggGTTTGATCTCATATAGTAATTGGGAGGACCCACACGGTGTATGTAGAGaagtatattttaatatatatgaaTCATTGGTTAACTACCCTGCATATGAATGGATTTCCTCTTGGGCTATAAGTTATTAACTTTTGGAATTATATATTGAAAAGTAACACTCCTTGCAAGGGCATGTGATAATTCCTTATGCAATTGTGACCACAGCATTTAATTAAAAGAACTTAAGCCGTTGATCCATTGTAATGATtcactattattattataaggAGAATCAAACAAAGGATCCTGTTTTTATTTCTCATCCGCATGATAAGCATAACAACGTTAAGTTGCAGTCTTCGAATATGGaagcaaatataaaatttagactGTTTATAGTGCGAAACACTGTCGACgcatttgcatatttgttcCATAATAGGTGTGAATTGTCACAGATTGAGCCAGATTGGTATTTTTTGTATACAAAGTTGTTATTTATGCAGCAAAACATTCATTCCATAGATCAGCAACATTGAATTAGTTAGCCTTTAAGGAAAAGCCGACACTTATGTTGGAACAATGAAGTAAATAAAGTTCAACATGACTTAGATATTAGATTAGATGGAATTCAACACGGGTGCATAACCAAGAACATGAACCAAAAAAAACTTGCATTCTAATGAAACAAAGTACTGAAATCACAGCTTAGCTATAACATTGGCCCTGGAATTAAATATAAATGACAAAATTAAAGCTAACTGAAATAGATGACTACTCACTGGTTGAAACCCAAACTAATGTTACCATTTTTCACATCTTACCATTTTTCACATCTTAAGGATCTTTACATGCATCGTCGTCTCGTCATTTGTAAAAACGGAAAACTGCAAAACAGTACCGGATTTCAACCCATTGTATTTAGCAAATAGCTTCCAACCACGCGTAAGATACAACCcagctttcttttttttgctcCACCTCAACCCCATGCGGTAGCAAGAGCCATTGTCCATAATCACCTTGACATGGTTGTGTCTGCTAGGAAATGCACTCTCAGCAAATCTAAGGGGAATGATCTTGCAATTGAGGACCAcggaaaatgaaaaaaaataaacaacttGTTAGAAATTGTTGGATGAGGTATAGCAATGCACAAAAGTAAAAAAGTTTAGGATGATTACCACGGAACTATTGTTAACTTGGTTGGAAGTGAGAAGCTTGAGGAAACGATAGACATGAGGTCCTTGAATGTTTGAGTCGGGGCCAGCAGTGGTTAACGGTGTAGTGGATTGGTTCGGTTCAGCTTTTTTGGGGACGTGAGTTTGTACTTTAGTAATGGAACAAACATGATTGATGGTACCATTGCAGTATGGGGATGCCTGTGGGGAAACTTGGGTTGGATCCAGGCCAAATTTGTTGCATTTGTTAGGCATGGTATGTGACGCGCTCGCAGCGGAGCGGTCCAGGTCTTTCTGAAGAAAAGTCTTAGACAGCGGAGAAGCACTAAGGATACCATCCTGTCCCTGGAAGCCTGTGAGCTGAAGATCTTTCTTATAGGCAGTTCTCACCTCGGAGGTGTTCCCGTTAGAAGCAGGGGAAGGTATTGTGGCAATGGGATTATGTAGAGTTTGTTGTACAAAGCTATTTTGCAAATTAACTTCTAGAACTGGCATATCTGCATAGTTCGAGCGAACCAAATCTGAAGGAGTCGAAACTCGTGGCATTTGTTGGGCAGAAAGGGGATTCGCTGGTGGTTTGTTTTTGTGCAAAACATTAGAAGTTGGATATGAGAAATCTCTCTGCATCATGAAGCTGTCCTTCACCTTCATAACAACAAATATGTCCTCCCCAACGTACAGTAACTTCATCCAGCCACCATGGCTGAGTCCATAACATGTGACCAAATTATGAAATCCATGGAGTATGTAGCCCGTAGAAAACCCTCTGCTCAATGATAGCTCAATTTGATTGTCATTCATGTCTATTACAATCATCCTATCTCGAAGAAGTTCCCTATACTTCCTATAAAATAGGGAGGGTAACTCATGTGTAACCTGAAAATATAGATTAACATAATCATAAGTatcttgtttttcaaaaaacGAAGAGaaaatatatatgaatattttGGAAACTATTTATGGCTCAAGGGGTGAATAAATAAGACTTACAGCTTGGGGATCAACATGAAGATAAAATATACGATCCTCATCAAAGTCCGCAGGAATGAGCCTACTCTCCTCCATGGTTTGTAATAGTGGAGGTAGAAATATGTATGGAAGTGTTGTGATAGCTTATGACTATTTTATTGGCGCTTACAAAGTAACCAGCAATGTCTGTCCAGGCTTAAAAAATGCAGGTCTGATGTTTGAATAGGATAGTtgtaaatatatattaacttTCCAAAGAAGAAGACAGGTACATGAAGCCAGTTTACATATTTTATCTTGGAATAGTGTGAACAGATGTACATAAAGTACCGCTTATAGGAATGAGAGATCATGCACAAAGGACAGCTGTGCTCTGATGGGGGAAGAAATATTCAATAGGGATATAGGGAAGTaatgatttcaaaaaaatcaaataatcaaataaatcaaataaaggAGGTGCCACACATCATGCCCTGAAGCCAgtagcaagaaaagtaaatatgtGTAATCTTAGTAAACAATAAATGATAGCTTTTATattgatttagaaattaaaaatttgaaaacgaaAAAATGTATATATGGGTATATAAGAGCTCATATCCTGTCCTTAGGTCTCCTGTCTAGAGTGCTAGTTCATTTGTTGACACGCATAAAGTTTGTCTCATATAGATGCTATATTAACTGTTACGCTAATTGGTATAAAGGGATAAACTATACAATTCTAAAGACAACCGCATAAGGAATGTATattataaaatgataaaaaaggTAACATCTTTATTAATGGATCTGAAAATGATTAGAAAATGCTTGGGCACATCTTCCAGGCAGTGAATCATTATCCAGATTATCTATCATAAGTATTAAGTTAGATACTAATTTCAATTTAGATAGTAGGATGCAATTATTAAACAAACACACTACGATTGGATTAAAGGAACCAAACATAAGAAGCAAGCACATATCATAGATATTGCTTTTGCTCGACATACATAATAAGCATTACATGCACACAATGACTCGCATGGTTTGGTAGCATTAGACCATGCGTTATTGGATGACATAGCCAtagggaaaaaaaaaaccaacaTCATCACTTCACTAAAGGACACAACACGAAACCATGATTATACGCAACATTGATACTGGGAAATATAGTATGGTACTTGAGCTTGATCATTCGTCCAACATATATTTTGCTTGAGAATCTATCCAGACTAATCTTGGTAGACTCTATCAACTCCGGGAATGCCATCTTCGAGCTTTCTACACTTCGATGATGATCCATTAGCAGAGTCTGGATAAAGATCAATGAGTCGCTTAGAGCATCCACCACTAATAATGTTTCTCTTGGGGGTTGAGAAAGCATCGTTAGAGTTGTCCACCAACGACTCAACAGAAGGAGAACCCGTGCCCTGCATTTTTAACTAAATATCACTACTTAATGCTCAACTTAACGATTTTCAGCGTTTGATAGTTACCTTTGGCGTGTCGGTGGAAGCAGTTTGCATGTTCAACAGTTCTGAGTGTTCCAGTGCAAGGTTTTGCTGCACCAAGTCAGACGTATAAATAGGAATATCACAAAGGTTTACCATAATCAAATAAGTCATCAAATAAGTCACCTGGTATATATCATGCTTTCctaaaaattttgttataagCGATATCTCATCAGTCATCTTCATCACAATGACCTTGCAAGGCTGGAAAGAATTTAGATCTTCCATCTTGACAGAAACCTTGAAAAGGAATTTCTTACCCCTAAAGGAATTGAGCTCTATTGGGTATTCCTCATTTACTCCACCCTGATTTTGGTTTATAGGTTAATTAAATAATTGTGTAACAATATTTGTAAAAGGAATAACATGTCTTTACATATACATAACTCTGTATGCATATTTTAAACATTACCCTAGTTAGTTGTGCAAGCCTGAGGTCAGAGGCAGAGATTCCAAGATATTTGGCCGCTTCCTTGTCATAAAGCAGGAATGAAGCCGTATCGGTATCATCAGCAACCTTTATATTAATGCTATACCTACAAAGGATAAGGCGTTACCAAAGATACATGGACACTGCATGAAGTTGCTGAATAAGAGCTTGAACAAAGGGTTGACTTGTATACCTGGGTGTGTGAGTCGTTGGATAGGTGGCACACTTGGCACAATAGTAGGAATCCTCAGCCTCCTTTAGTGAATGAAAGCAATGTTTACAACTTTTGTACCACCACCCGTTCTTGGGGTCAATTGCAATAACAGTTCCAATTGTCACGAAGCTACCATTCTTAAGAATAAACAACATTCAAACTCATCGCATAGTTGGATTCGCAAAATAAATAGCGTAGTAGTTTATCAGGAGAAATTTGTTACGTTATTGtggttttgtttttctttctcagGCAAGTTTTTCAGTGAAACTTTTACTCTTATCACATAAACTTAAATCATGAAATTATACGATGCAGTTAGATATTATTTTGAGTCGAAACAGTAttgacaaaataattaattaatgaagtCTTAATTATGAAAGTTTgtgaattaatattttattttaaataagtgAAGACCTCATCCATTTTAGATATACTTCCCGTTATAATAAATTTAAGTTTTACCAAATTGAAGGAGCAAATAGTAGATTATATTTTGAAGTAAAGAGATTACGTTGCTCAGTCAATAAAACTTGATCACAGACCTCAATGGATGCCTTGAGTTCAGAAATGGGTTTGTAAATGGAGACATTGATGAGATCATCCTCCATAGAGTACGCTGGCTCCACAGCAATTTGGGATAGTTGGTTTGCACGTGGAACCCCCGCCATGAGGACGCTTAAATTTTTGACATTGTACATGAATTTTATTAATCTGTTCTACTGTATGAGTGTCAATTTGATACAGACGACACGGTTAGATTTATTACCTCTTGCGAAAATCCTTAACCTCTTGGAAGTCCGCATTGATGTAGAGAATTGAATTATGATTGGTATTTGATATGCCCATTGCACCTGTGTCAATTAAGGTATATAGAAATAACTACACAATGACGGAATCAAAGCATGCTCATTGTCTAGCTTCGAAAGCAATTACATGAAGTGCAAATGTGGTACACTAATAAGAGCCATATAATTGCAAACCTTTAAAGAGGTTGAACTTAGCGAACTGTACAATGATGATGTACTCTGATGTTGGCTGCTGTTCAATGTGCTTGACCAACATAGTTGCAAAATCCTCCCAAAGTGTACACCTAATCTTGCCTTTTCCCCTGTTATAAAAGTACGACGGGAAGAAACGTAAAACACACATGAATAAAACAACTCCACGTGAGATGCACTTAGTGCGTGGGTAATGATGTGAGTAACAATTTTACTAAGAAAATATATAACACTAACTGCATGTCATCGAGCTCGAGAACAATGTAGCTGCACTTCTTGCCATTCTTAGTAAATTCAATTATGTCACCCTTGCCAGTAAGTAGACCAATAACATctgaaacaaaataatatataacgGCTAATCACTAATTAATAGACATTAATGAATATATGTTTTATGTTTGATTAAGCTAATTGGAAGGTTAGGAATGATTTTCGTCATACCTATAAGATGCGACTGAGCATTTGTGTGGTTCAGTATTAGATCGTTAGGAACAAAACGAAACACATTCTCCGGAAAGGATGGATCATGGACCATCTGAAGTTGAGTATCCCTCTTGAAGTATATCCTACATGCATGGTTAGCGGCCTTGTATTTCTGGTCATTCAAGGAAGTTGAGAAGTTACAAACGATATAGATTTTTCCCTCCGATAACTCATCTTCAAAGAGCCTCCTCTGAGCATTCCTAATAGTGCACTGGATTCGATCGCCCTGAAAACAAAGCTTGGTATTAAATTGGTATCAAACTCGTacatgaaaaaaaatgatatgCCTAACAAACTGATCAGTAAAGTTTGTTAAATCAAGTGCTAGGTTGTAGTTGTTAGCTCACCATGTGATCCATGACCACCAACTCTAAAGTTGGCTTCACGTATTTTTGCTCAGCAGGAGACAATGACCATATTTTCACGACTCTCACTTTAATCCTCAATATTAAGTGGTCTGAAGATGCCTCAATATCCTTGAGGTTGTTGTACGTGCTTGCCATTTGTAATCAATATATGTGGAGCTGTAAAGAGTTTTTACTTGAAGTCTCACTGGAGCGATGCTGGAGTATTCATATGGGTGATGAATTTATAGTAACACGTAGCCCATGGTGGTGGTGGGAGGTGCCTGATGTTGTACATGCTAGTGACATGGTCATTGGTCATGTACACGCAAAGTAGCAATCTTGTAGAAAGTAACTACATTCACCACAGTACATGAGGCCATGAACAACAGTACAATCTCCTCAATTACATTTTCAGAACACCATTCTGATAGCCCAAAACATATTGGAGACATGACATGGTTCAGACTTACCACATTATAAAAAGTGttattaactattaatttaaaaaattatgaacatAAAATCAATAGTTGCAGTAAGATATATACCTGATCATCATTTCtataaacaaataaacaaatataCTAAATACATAGCATGTATATTGTATATATTGTATATACAGTATATATAACTAATCTAATGTAAATCTAAATCTATATCTATATCTAATATCTAAAGCTACATAATTTCTGTTGTTGCAGTAAATTAACTCATTTGTAATTATAGACATAattattagaattttaattattattataactgtatttttttttgtaatattgTACATTATATATAATTGAGCTAAGCTAATCTAAATCTATACAATATCCGTAGTTACAGTCAAGTATTTATATTGTAATTATACATATAGTAATATCGTATAATATAatataggtttaattattctattggtCTTTATAGTTTCGTAAAATTTTTATGTTAGCTTTCtgtacttttgttttcttttaattgagtctttgtaccaatttttttttaattgggtgtcaacaattttttttatttatgtcccTCACCAATTTATTTTAACTTGAATCACTATAAATTTAAGCCAATGACTACCAAGACAGACTTAGATgggaaaaaaaattggtgtaaaaacataattaaaaaaaaaagtataaagacctaattaaaaattttacaaaattatatagaccaataaaataattaaatctataatatgtaatatataatataataattaaaatattaattattattatctttaGTAGTTATCCGttaataatatagtaatagtAGCTACATACCTCTACATCTATGTACATTTACATGTacatgtatataataattta
The Arachis stenosperma cultivar V10309 chromosome 7, arast.V10309.gnm1.PFL2, whole genome shotgun sequence genome window above contains:
- the LOC130941199 gene encoding uncharacterized protein LOC130941199 yields the protein MASTYNNLKDIEASSDHLILRIKVRVVKIWSLSPAEQKYVKPTLELVVMDHMGDRIQCTIRNAQRRLFEDELSEGKIYIVCNFSTSLNDQKYKAANHACRIYFKRDTQLQMVHDPSFPENVFRFVPNDLILNHTNAQSHLIDVIGLLTGKGDIIEFTKNGKKCSYIVLELDDMQGKGKIRCTLWEDFATMLVKHIEQQPTSEYIIIVQFAKFNLFKGAMGISNTNHNSILYINADFQEVKDFRKSVLMAGVPRANQLSQIAVEPAYSMEDDLINVSIYKPISELKASIENGSFVTIGTVIAIDPKNGWWYKSCKHCFHSLKEAEDSYYCAKCATYPTTHTPRYSINIKVADDTDTASFLLYDKEAAKYLGISASDLRLAQLTRGGVNEEYPIELNSFRGKKFLFKVSVKMEDLNSFQPCKVIVMKMTDEISLITKFLGKHDIYQQNLALEHSELLNMQTASTDTPKGTGSPSVESLVDNSNDAFSTPKRNIISGGCSKRLIDLYPDSANGSSSKCRKLEDGIPGVDRVYQD